TCGGCCCGCGTAGGCCTCGTTGTTCGCGAAGTGCAGTACGTACAGACCGCTGGTGAATCCTTTCGCTGCGAAGAGGGCTGAGATCGAACCCAATTCCGATACGTCGAAACGGGTGAGATCGAACGAAGGAGAGTTCATGGTTCTGATCTAACTACAGTCCGTGTCCTGGTTGTAGGCCAGATGCCCATCGATGGAGCTGAAGTACCGACGCATCCGGGCCGGCGGTCACAGACCTACTAAATTGCTTGGACGTCCTATAACCTTGCGTGATGAGCACCGGTACGCGCGTCAACACTGTCGATGGCATCTTGCGGCGGTCGGCCGCCCGATTTCCGAACCGCCCAGCCGTAGTCTTCGACGGCCGAAGCCTTACCTACCGTCACCTCGACGAGACCGTCAGTCGGGTGGCCCGGTATCTGCTCTCTTTAGGCCTGGTGAAGGGCGACCGCGTCGCAGCCTACGGGGTCAACTCGGACGCGTATCTCGTCGGTTTCTTGGCGTGTGCAAGGGCGGGACTGATTCACGTCCCGGTGAACTACGCATTGGTGGGGAACGAGCTCGGCTACCTCATTGCTCAGTCGGGGGCGCGCGCCGCACTGGTCGATCCCGAACTCGCCGACGTCTTGCAGTCGGTTCGGCGTGAACACGATATCGATGTCGTTCTTTCCCTTGCGGACTTGGTGGATCTGGCGTTCGACGAGGATGCGTCCGAACTCGACTCCGCTGTCGAATCCGGCGATCTCGCACAGCTTCTCTACACCTCAGGAACGACGTCGAAGCCCAAGGGCGCCATGATGTCTCATGGCGCACTGGTAGCCGAGTACGTGTCCTCGGTAATTGCTCTCGGTCTAGGACGAGACGACAATCCGCTCGTGGTGATGCCGCTCTACCACTCGGCGGGAATGCATGTATTCACGCTGCCGTATCTGTCGGTCGGCGCAACGATACATCTGATGAGCAAGCCCGTCGTGCCGGAAATTCTGCGGAGGATCGAAGCTGATCGGATCGGCTCGTTGTTCTTGGCGCCCACGGTCTGGGTCCCGCTCGCCAATCATCCAGATCTCGAGACCCGTGACCTGTCTTCCTTGACCAAAGCGCAGTACGGGGCGTCGATCATGCCGGTGACGGTCCTCAACCGATTACGCGCGAAGTACCCGAACATCGAGTTCTACAACTGCTTCGGTCAGTCCGAAATCGGGCCGCTGGCAACGGTATTGCAACCTGAGGAGCACGAGGACCGGCCGGCTTCCTGCGGGAGGGCCGTGTTCTTCGTCGAGACTCGTGTCGTCGACGCCGACGGTAACGACGTTCCCGACGGCGAACCTGGTGAGGTGCTGTATCGATCGCCGCAGCTGTGCGACGGCTACTGGGACAACCCGGATGCGACGGCAGATGCATTCCGCGACGGGTGGTTTCATTCCGGGGACCTGGTGACGCGCGACTCGGAGGGCTTCATTACCGTCGTCGATCGCATCAAAGACGTCATCAACACCGGCGGTATCCTCGTCGCGTCGCGTGAAGTCGAGGACGCGATCTATACGCACCCTGCCGTCGCCGAGGTCGCCGTCATCGGGACCCCCGACGACAAGTGGATCGAGGCTGTCACCGCTGTCGTCGTGCTCAAGGACGGCCACGACGCCACCGCCGATGCACTCATCGCCCATGTGAAGGGATTGATCGCGCCGTTCAAGGTTCCCAAGAACGTGGTGTTCGTCGACGAGTTGCCGCGCAACCAAAGTGGCAAGCTCCTCAAGCGTGAACTGAGGTCGCCGGTGAAGTGACGGTCGATTAGTAACGCGACCGACGTGGCAGTCGATATCTCTCCCGATACGAATCGTCTACTTCGGGGGAGCCATGAACAAACGCACAGGTATTACCGGTGGAACTTCGCGAGTTGGCAGGGCCATCGCAATTTCGTTCGCGGCTTTGGCGGTGATGTTCGTGGTGACACCATCTGCGGGGGCCCAGCCGGGTGTCGGTTCGAGCGACTTCTCGTCACCAGTCGTCGGTCTCAATGTTCAAAATACCGGCTATGCGGGCGGCGAAACTCCCTTCGTCTACTCGACACTGGTCGCGCAGACGGATTCCAGCCAGCCAGGTAAGACGCGCTTTCTTCACAACGGCAGCCACTGCGGTTGCACCGTGAACTGGCGCAATCTCGATACCGGGGCCACCGGGTCGTGGACCATGCCGCCGGTGTGGGAAGCGGATGCTTGGAAGCCGACCGGTGTCGGGCGCATCGAAGCGACTGCCCGAATTAATGGCAACTTCAGCCTGACGATCATCACCGGCCGCGGATCCTGGATCGTTCCCTGACTCGGAGAATTCGTAAAGGGGCAGTGGGATAGCTACTTTCGTCCTGCTGTCCACTTCATGCCCGACCCGTACTTCTTGTCCAGTGCGCGTTGATGTTTCACCTCGCCGTCCACATCTGATGAGTAAGCCCGTCGCGCCGGAAATTCTCATCCCCGACGGCAAGTAGATCGAGGCAATGGTTTGTAACGCGACAAATGCGGCGGTCGATATCTCTCCCGACACGAGTCGTCTACTTCGGGGGAGCCATGAACAAACGCACGGGTATTACCGGTGTAACTTCGAAAATCGGCAAGGGCATCGCAATTTCGTTCGCGGCTTTGGCGGTGATGTTCGTGGTGACACCGTCCGCGGGGGCTCAGCCGAGTGTCGGTTCGACGAATTTCTCGTCACCGGTCGTCGGTCTCAATATTAAGAGTGACGGTTATGCGGGCAGCGAAAACCTTTTCGTTTACTCGACACTGGTCGCGCGGACAGATCCCAGCCAGCCGGGTAAAACGCTCTTCCTTCGGAACGGTACCCACTGTGGTTGCACCGTGAACTGGCGCAACCTCGACACCGGCGCCACCGGGTCGTGGTCGATGCCGGTGGGGGTGGCGGAATGGGATCCGTGGAAGCCGACCGGTGTCGGGCGCATCGAAGCGACTGCCCGAATCGATGGCAACTTAAGCCTGACGATCATCACCGGCCGCGGATCCTGGATCGTTCCCTGACTCGGAGAATTGGTAAAGGGGCAGTGGGATAGCTACTTTCGTCCTGCTGCCCACTTCATGCCCCACCCGTACTTCTTGTCCAGGTCCGACTGGCTGCCCTCGATGTACTCGACCTCGCGGGTTACGGTAATACCCTGCTTGGTGTTCTCCAGCAGTGCGATCGAGCAGATGCGGGCGGAGTTGTTGTCGGAGTCGAGCCGAACCTCTACCTGGGGTCCGGTAGTGGGGAAGAGGGTGACGACGCCGTCGACTGCGGCCCAGTTGGGTGCGCCGTCGTAGATCATGGCGAAGATCAGTATCCGCTTGAAATTCTCCGGCCGCGCGAGGTTGATATGCATGTTCTCGCCGCCGGTCACAGTGCCTGAACGGTCGTCGCCATCGAGCGCGATGTAGGGCGCTGTGTCGAGGGAGCCGAAGCTTTTTCCGAGTGCTTGGATAACACCCTTGGTGCCGTCGGCCAGCTCGTACAAGCATCCGAGGTCGAGGTCGACTCCGCCGCTGCCGTACGAGGCGGCAGCGAGCTTGGCGAGGAAACCCTTCTTCTTAGGCTGCGGCGCGGCCGCGCCGCTCGACCAGTTGAGATTTACGCGCATCGCGCCTTGTTTCTCACCGGACTTCGTCAGGCTGATGGTGGGTGCGGCCTTGGACAAGGTCACCTTGCTCAGGCTCACTGCCGCCGCCGGCGGTGTCGTGGGCTTGCGGGTGTAGTCGATGGCCATGGATGAAACCTTTCGCGCTGCGTCGTGCCTGTCCGGTTTGCGTATTTCCATCCAGACTAGTCGCGTATTGGATCATCTTGCGACCGGGAGTGCGCAGGAAACGCCCGCGCTTGTCGTCCGGATCCGACGGTTCGATGGCCGGGACCGTCGACGACGAAGCGCAGCGCGGCCCGCATGGATTCCTCGGCTCGACGCCACGCTTCGGCTTTACGGCGGAGCACCGAATCGGTGTTGCCCACTGCGATGGCATTATCCGCAAGTTGGACCCAGCTGAAGTGCTCGCTCCCACATGCCCGTAGAAGTTCCAGGATGGTGAGTCGATCATGCCCGCAGACCGAGGCCACGTGCCGCGAGTCGGGCGCCTGGCCCGGCAGGTCCGGCAGGTCCGAGTAGATTAGCGCCCTCAGCTCTTCGGGGAGGATCGTCTCATCGTTGGACCGCTGCTGCAGCTGGGCTGCCAGGGCTTCGCCGCACTCGGAGATGAAACGAACGAACATCCCGAGCCCACGCCCGAGGTGCTCCTCGACCAATGGTGAGCAGTCGATTCTCGTAGTCGCGACCACCGTGTCATCGGTGAATCGGAAATTGATATCGGGCCAGGAAAGTGCGAGGCGCTGAGTTCTCGGCACTGCTGCTCGACACTGCGGATCGACGTCGAAAGCAATGAACAGCTCTACGACGGGTTCGGCATCCAACACTCGTAAGTAGGCAGTCCCGCAGTCGAATGGGAAAGCTATGTTTCCGTCGGCATCCTTGGTCGGCTCAGCGAACATGATCGAGTCGAGTATCGCGTCGACCTGTGACGAAAGTCGATCGTAGGGACTCGGCGCATCCCAGCCTTCCAAGGCGGACTCGGTGTCGAAAACTGTGGACGGCGGACTGCCGTCGGCCCAGGCAGCGAGAAGAGATGGATGCCTGACGCCGCGGATCTCGCGCAACAGGGTGGTGATCGCGGCCGATGCAAATTCGGTGTCCTCGGCTGCGGCAAGGACGTACAAGTCGAGTGAGTGGTGCGCGGAGGGGGAGCCGCTGTCGACTCCGTCCCACCCCGCGTGCGCCAACATGATGCGATCTTCAGTCGTCATTACTCGAACGATCGCGTGCTGAATCGTCACGTCGACGCGAACGGACCCATCCATACGTCCGGTGACCGTCAGGAACAGGTCGTTCTCGCTCAACCTGTCGCGTGTGGTCGTGGTGCAGATCGAGAGTGTGTCGCCGCATCGCATCGCGGCAAAGTAGCAACCTAGGCGAACAGTGAATCGGAGCCATGCCGCGTCGAGTCCGGAATCGAACTCGAGTTCCTCGGACACGTGGTACCTCCTTGATCGCACGCGGAACCGTGGATGTAGCTGGTTACCGCCATCGGGAGGTGCCCGATGTGGGTTCGTTCTTGCCTTGCGAATTCACCTTAGTAGTCTGCTCCGACATTGCAGACCGTCGAACTGGTCGAATCATGCGCGACGGCGGCCGGAAAATGCATCGGAAGCGAAAAATCCCGCGCTGCAATCTAATTGGCCATGTCATTCAATCGAATGACATGACTTTCGGGGTTGGTTCGTTTGCGGCGTGTCGAACACTGATGTGTTCCTACCAACGCGAAAAGCCGCGCCGGAAAGGAATTCCGGCGCGGCCCATCAGATCGACTGTTTACTTCTTGGAGACGCGAACGAGCTTCTTGTTCACGAACTCGTCCATGCCCCACGGACCCAGTTCGCGGCCGACGCCGGAGCGCTTGACCCCACCGAACGGTAGGCCGGGGAGCGTGGTGCCGTGCTCGTTGACGAAGGCCATTCCCACGTCGAGTTGGTTTGCCACTGTCCGCGCGTTGTCGAGGTCGGTGCTCCACACCGAGCCACTCAACCCGTATGCGGACGCGTTGGCCAACTCGATCGCTTCCTCGGCATCCTTCACCTTGTAGATCACCCCTGCGGGCCCGAACAGCTCTTCGCTGTACGCGCGCATATCCGGGGTGACATTGGTCAACAGTGTCGGCTCGACGTACGCGCCTGGTCCGTCGACCTTCTTACCGCCGGTGAGCAAGGTGGCTCCCTTGGCGACGGCGTCCTCGATCTGCTCGATGAGTGTGTCTGCGGCCGTCTGCGAGGACAACGGTCCGAGGACAGTGTTCTCATCCAGCGGATCACCTGTGGTAGTTGCGCCGAACGACGCGGTCAGCTTGGTGACGAACTCGTCGAAGTACTGCTCGGTGACGATGAGGCGCTTGGCGGAGTTGCATGCCTGACCGGCATTGGACAGCCGCGCACGCGTTGCCGATTGGACGGTGGCATCCATGTCGTCAGTGTCGAGGAGGATGAACGCATCGGAACCTCCCAGTTCCAGCACGACCTTCTTGAGGTTACGGCCGGCTGTCTCGCCCACCGAAGTGCCGGCGCGCTCGCTACCGGTGAGTGATACGCCCTGGACCCGCGGATCGGCAATCATGTCTGCGATCTGCTCGTTGCTCGCGAAGATGTTGATGTACGCATCTGCGGGCAGACCCGCCTGCTGGAAGATTTCCTCCATGAGCAGAGCCGACTGCGGACAGTTCGGTGCGTGCTTGAGCAGGATCGTGTTACCGAGCATCAGATTCGGGCCGGCGAACCGAGCAACTTGGTAATACGGGAAGTTCCACGGCATGACGCCGATGAGCGCACCGATCGGCTTGCGCTGAAGCACGGACTCCTCGGCCCCGGGGACGTCGAGTTTCTCGTCCTCGAGCAACGTCGGGCCGTTGTCGGCGTAGTACTGGTAGATGGCCGAGGACAACTGAACCTCGCCCTTCGCTTGGGCGAGCGGCTTGCCCATCTCGACGGCAATGCTTCGAGCCAACTCGTCGGATCGTTCGACATAGAGGTCGGCAACTTTGTGCAGGATCTCTGCACGATGCTTCGGCGACGTCTTGCTCCACGTCAGGTAGCCGGAGTGTGCAGCGGCGAGCACTCGCTCGACACCGGCAGTGTCGAGGGTCTCGAATTCCTTCACGGTTGTGCCGTTGGCAGGATTGACAGTTTTGTAGGTTGTCATACCGGCTTCAACAGGATGGGGGTACCTCGTTGTTCCAATTCGATCGCGTCGATTGCCGCACAGCTGGTCGGTGGGGGTGATCGGGTCATGAAGTTTCACAGGGAACGCACCCGGATCAGCCCACTGAGAGTGCCCTGCAGATACTCGCCCCTCGAGGTGATGAGTCCTGACGTCTGCAGTGTGTCGTTCACGACCGAGCCCGGCAACTGCTGAGTGTCCAGCACCGAACCGGTGCTCGGATCGATCACCGTGTACTCGAATCCGTCCAAAGCCGAGGTAGCGGCGGAGGACAGGGGAAGCTCCTGACGGACGACGGTATACAGGTGGCCGTCCGCTGTGGACAGGCGCGGCAAGGCGGCGCTACGCACCTTGTTGTCCCACACTGTGTGGCAGTCGGAGCCGTCGAGGTCGACCCTGGTCATCCCTCCGGTGAAGGGTGCCGTGGCCGGCATCGCGGGGCCGGCGTCCTCGGGCACCCTGGGGTACGGGTATCCATAGGTGCTCGCCACGAATACCGAGTTACCGACGCCGATCGGTGAGTTCTCGCTACCAGGGCCTCCGGTGGTGAGGACGGGTTGCGAGCACACGAGCTCTCCGGTCGAAGCGCGATATACCTGCAGCGCTACCTGAGCGTCGGCATTGTCGACGATGGTCAGGTAGTCGGCTCCGGTGGTCGGGCCGAAGTATGTCGGTGTGGAGCCGGTACCCCAGCTCAGTTGGCCGGGCTTGCGAGCGCTACCGCGATCGTAGGATGCACGCCAATCGATCTTCGGAGCGCCGCCGTCGACGCTGAGCTGGTAGAGCGCGTGGGTGGTGGCGACGGCAATCCCGCTGGTGGAGCTGGAGATGCTGTTTGCCACGTGCTCGCCCGCGGGGAGCTGCAGAGTTCGTATGGTGTCAGCGTCGTCCACGATCCCGATTCGGCCGGCGCCAGTGGCGAACCAGATGTTGCCCTCCCAATCGGGGGCAAGCCCGGTGACGTTGTCG
This region of Rhodococcus sp. PAMC28707 genomic DNA includes:
- a CDS encoding NAD-dependent succinate-semialdehyde dehydrogenase, with the protein product MTTYKTVNPANGTTVKEFETLDTAGVERVLAAAHSGYLTWSKTSPKHRAEILHKVADLYVERSDELARSIAVEMGKPLAQAKGEVQLSSAIYQYYADNGPTLLEDEKLDVPGAEESVLQRKPIGALIGVMPWNFPYYQVARFAGPNLMLGNTILLKHAPNCPQSALLMEEIFQQAGLPADAYINIFASNEQIADMIADPRVQGVSLTGSERAGTSVGETAGRNLKKVVLELGGSDAFILLDTDDMDATVQSATRARLSNAGQACNSAKRLIVTEQYFDEFVTKLTASFGATTTGDPLDENTVLGPLSSQTAADTLIEQIEDAVAKGATLLTGGKKVDGPGAYVEPTLLTNVTPDMRAYSEELFGPAGVIYKVKDAEEAIELANASAYGLSGSVWSTDLDNARTVANQLDVGMAFVNEHGTTLPGLPFGGVKRSGVGRELGPWGMDEFVNKKLVRVSKK
- a CDS encoding acyl-CoA synthetase, which codes for MSTGTRVNTVDGILRRSAARFPNRPAVVFDGRSLTYRHLDETVSRVARYLLSLGLVKGDRVAAYGVNSDAYLVGFLACARAGLIHVPVNYALVGNELGYLIAQSGARAALVDPELADVLQSVRREHDIDVVLSLADLVDLAFDEDASELDSAVESGDLAQLLYTSGTTSKPKGAMMSHGALVAEYVSSVIALGLGRDDNPLVVMPLYHSAGMHVFTLPYLSVGATIHLMSKPVVPEILRRIEADRIGSLFLAPTVWVPLANHPDLETRDLSSLTKAQYGASIMPVTVLNRLRAKYPNIEFYNCFGQSEIGPLATVLQPEEHEDRPASCGRAVFFVETRVVDADGNDVPDGEPGEVLYRSPQLCDGYWDNPDATADAFRDGWFHSGDLVTRDSEGFITVVDRIKDVINTGGILVASREVEDAIYTHPAVAEVAVIGTPDDKWIEAVTAVVVLKDGHDATADALIAHVKGLIAPFKVPKNVVFVDELPRNQSGKLLKRELRSPVK
- a CDS encoding tellurium resistance protein, which gives rise to MAIDYTRKPTTPPAAAVSLSKVTLSKAAPTISLTKSGEKQGAMRVNLNWSSGAAAPQPKKKGFLAKLAAASYGSGGVDLDLGCLYELADGTKGVIQALGKSFGSLDTAPYIALDGDDRSGTVTGGENMHINLARPENFKRILIFAMIYDGAPNWAAVDGVVTLFPTTGPQVEVRLDSDNNSARICSIALLENTKQGITVTREVEYIEGSQSDLDKKYGWGMKWAAGRK